A DNA window from Trypanosoma brucei brucei TREU927 chromosome 11 chr11_scaffold01 genomic scaffold, whole genome shotgun sequence contains the following coding sequences:
- a CDS encoding trans-sialidase, putative (GPI-Anchor Signal predicted for Tb11.01.3240 by DGPI v2.04 with cleavage site probability 0.2924 near 658): MRMQILILLLLVLCNIGWTRSIAKTPDVYEFDLFDGEEKGSFLLSVVDAVHIHSVVEAEGVLVAIGEFRYHLAGEVRLRTFSLSSIDGGRTWKKDNIIEGRKEMEYSSYPIPLEVVAKGSNVYVLASGYDVQGDGLGKVTISECKDSLLLISGKVVRSRGFFSQSAGVEWNKQVPLKGVFPTGLQAGPVNKFFRGRRDAIVTEGGLLVFLVCLKNENSEDVPTIIYSVDDGIHWKSTPLEAHVCKENCNIFEWGGRLMLSNGSYTGHLAVYESINMGREWTEAKRTFSRVWASGAAEGGSHNLLVVTIEGKRLLIFTRRAPSTDSYGDGLNIWLSDGEHFFDIGHVTLEGGIDGEGTLLYSNGKLLYFYKKTGTFHDEVSNAVPYDIGKVAHLDHELEKIKAVVEKWRTESVLRSGTRGATDRVNCVDDAPAGLFLNDLDGDQWKDTYNSVSIKAVGAKKTLNGILFSGPNRGATWTVSNHTGAQLYNFANYEFTLGVTVEVPDRVSEKIPVVGVVISEGSVDECLEVSYTSDDKWYVTFGGRHVPTFGSSIHNETHQVTITMYNGLFTVNIDGAAFSRTGSGIKTVRRVRDVMHFYIGGYGEKKATPNGKLLVKSAVLFKRELTLAEVQVMFMRTYWPRCPSKAPLVAVDEPQEGHSNGQIDNATHVYVALAAMIFVVTF, translated from the coding sequence ATGAGAATGCAAATACTCATTTTACTGTTACTTGTCCTGTGCAACATCGGCTGGACACGTAGTATTGCTAAGACACCGGATGTTTATGAATTTGATCTTTTCgacggggaagaaaagggcaGTTTCTTGCTCTCCGTCGTTGATGCCGTACATATTCATTCCGTCGTCGAGGCTGAAGGTGTGTTGGTTGCAATCGGAGAATTCAGATATCACCTGGCTGGTGAAGTAAGGCTAAGAACGTTTTCACTTTCGAGCATAGATGGGGGGAGGACATGGAAAAAGGACAACATaattgaaggaagaaaggagatgGAGTATTCTTCCTATCCAATACCACTTGAAGTAGTTGCCAAAGGGAGCAATGTGTATGTGCTTGCAAGCGGGTATGATGTGCAAGGCGATGGCTTAGGCAAGGTAACGATAAGTGAGTGCAAAGATAGTCTCCTTCTAATTTCTGGGAAAGTTGTAAGGTCGAGAGGTTTTTTTTCGCAATCAGCTGGTGTAGAGTGGAACAAACAGGTGCCGTTGAAGGGGGTCTTCCCCACTGGACTTCAAGCGGGGCCAGTGAACAAGTTTTTCCGAGGAAGAAGGGATGCAATCGTCACTGAAGGGGGTTTACTTGTATTTCTCGTTTGTTTAAAGAACGAGAATAGCGAAGACGTACCCACAATAATTTATTCCGTGGACGACGGTATCCACTGGAAGTCGACACCCCTAGAAGCTCATGTATGCAAGGAGAATTGCAACATCTTTGAATGGGGAGGGAGGCTTATGTTGAGCAACGGCTCGTATACCGGTCACTTGGCTGTTTATGAATCCATCAATATGGGAAGGGAATGGACGGAAGCCAAGAGGACGTTCTCGCGTGTGTGGGCCAGTGGTGCAGCCGAAGGTGGATCACACAACTTGCTTGTTGTCACAATTGAAGGGAAAAGGTTGTTGATTTTCACCCGGCGCGCACCGTCGACTGACTCATATGGGGATGGGCTCAATATTTGGCTATCTGATGGCGAACATTTTTTTGATATTGGTCACGTCACTCTTGAAGGTGGAATAGATGGTGAAGGGACACTGCTGTACAGCAACGGCAAACTGCTTTACTTCTACAAAAAAACTGGCACCTTTCATGATGAGGTAAGCAACGCGGTACCCTATGACATAGGCAAGGTTGCGCATTTAGATCATGAACTCGAAAAGATAAAAGCGGTTGTGGAAAAATGGAGGACCGAGAGTGTGCTCCGTTCCGGAACCAGAGGAGCCACCGACCGCGTAAACTGTGTTGATGATGCACCCGCTGGGCTTTTTTTGAATGATTTAGAtggtgatcagtggaaggacACATATAACAGCGTGAGCATCAAAGCTGTTGGGGCTAAGAAAACATTGAATGGTATATTATTTAGTGGCCCTAATCGGGGTGCCACATGGACTGTGAGCAACCACACGGGGGCTCAGCTTTACAACTTTGCAAATTATGAATTTACACTTGGGGTGACTGTGGAGGTGCCTGACCGAGTGAGTGAAAAAATCCCGGTTGTGGGCGTTGTCATCAGCGAGGGAAGTGTCGACGAGTGTCTTGAAGTGTCGTACACATCGGATGACAAATGGTACGTAACGTTTGGGGGCCGGCATGTGCCTACATTTGGATCCTCCATCCACAACGAGACTCACCAAGTTACGATAACCATGTACAATGGTTTGTTCACTGTTAATATCGATGGTGCCGCCTTCTCGAGGACGGGAAGCGGTATCAAGACTGTTAGGCGAGTGCGAGATGTTATGCATTTCTATATTGGAGGATATGGAGAGAAGAAAGCTACTCCCAATGGAAAACTACTGGTGAAGAGTGCTGTTCTTTTCAAAAGGGAGTTGACCCTTGCCGAAGTCCAAGTGATGTTCATGCGAACGTACTGGCCTAGATGCCCGTCAAAGGCACCTCTAGTTGCTGTTGATGAACCACAGGAGGGTCACAGCAACGGGCAAATTGATAACGCAACGCACGTATATGTGGCGCTTGCTGCTATGATCTTTGTTGTCACTTTTTGA